The DNA window TAATAGTAGATGCTTGTTTTTAGTTACTTGTTTAGGTCCTTGAATTATACTCTGTCTTCCCGTAATAAATGTTTGTTGAAATCGTTTTTCTTAATTTCAGTACCAAATTCAGGGAAAATGAAGTAAACTGCCAGTTCGTCGTTTTTCGTCTTTGATCGGTTCATCAATTCTAACGGGTCAATGCGTGAACCTGGTTAAATCGTCTGAGGTTACCAATCGTTTGTCATTACACGATCATTAATTGTTATAGTATGTGCATTGAATCATTTTTGGGCGTTTATGATTCGCAAACTTTCAAAATTCAGTGTTTGAATGTTTTGCAAACTTTTCAATCTCACCAATGTTTCTGCATACTCAAGCTCGCTCTGCAAACTCTTCCCACGGCAATTTTCTGTACTAATTTCTTCCTAAGCTAATCATGGAAGGTTTGAATGGCATTTCTCTGAGTTGTTTCGgtcttacctttttttttttttggggtgaaatTATAGCAATTTGCACGGCAAACAATGGAATTTTGGTTTGATGGCATGttcataaattttttaaaaatttttaatacgAAAGATAACTGTCTTACTATTCTATGCTAAAGATGGGAGGTTGGCATGTTCATCTTTTTCATGATTCAAGGTCAGATATTAGCTGTAGGTGTGCTATCTTAGAATTGATCTCATCCGTGGGCCGTGATTATATTTTGTGCATCGGTTCACCCCGTGACAGTGTGATATGATGGACTTTAACATTTTCCTTTATCAGCGTGTTCTCTTAATGGTGCGAGCTGTAACATGGATCTAAACTAATCTGATTGAGGGAGATTTAACCTTAACAATTGGGACTCGATCCCTGACGTGGTTCTCCTCAACTGGGACTACAACCACGGAACCGAACCCGAAGGGCCAGTCCGTATTATATTATGAAACTGCTTTAAGGAGGAGCTTCTGTGTAAGGGACTGGATATAAGTGGAAGATGCTGCAGCTTGGTAGTGCTCTTTCGTCACAGTATACTATATAAGTACGGTGATACCAATCATATTTCAATGCTAAATTAGCCTCTTGATCTGTTTACTtttatttgacttagttgtgtttGACGAGAAATTGCTTGGCTTGCTTTCCGTTAGTGAAAGCTCCTGTAGCTTTTTTGCCCCAACAGACGCTGATAAaggtatatattataattatacgTATTTAACGTTGGCTCTGTCCTATGGATTGGGGAAGGAGGGAGGGGAAGATAAGCCGAACcaataaatgagaaaaatattaCAAAAATAGGTGTCTGTTTCTTGTTGATATGATGATATCCACAATAATTGAAGATTAAAATAGCAAAGCATTTTTTTGAAGCAAACCGGCCCAAAAAATACTTAATGTTGAAGCTGAAAGACTCTATCCATCCTTTTCGCGAGATGTCTGTGAGTAATGGAGTCGATACCAACTTTTGGTTTGACTATTGGCCAGTGCTGTTATGCGAGTGGAAGTGTTTGATTGTTCAACTAGTTTAAGATTTGCTTGTGTTAGCTAACGGCTCATTCGAAACTTTGGAAGAGTCGAATTTGAATAAACATTTTGACTCGATATGTAATTAAATGAGCAAGAGTTTTGTCTGCGAATTTAAATGATCGTTCATAAATATGAACCTAATTACAGtatcattttacaaaatttagTGTTAGCTGGTTAGTTTTGTATTTGAATTTAATGATTATTTGAGAGAAAAAGCCAAAATTTGAGCTTCTCGAACCTGTTCGATATCAGTTTGTTTATGTTAAATGAGTTGaactcaaattcaaatttgaactAGGAATTTAATTAACAAGTTGAACATGAAAAGAGATTTCGAACTTGAAAATTATCGATCGAACACAGAGTCTTGTTCAAGTAACTCAACGAACAGATATACTCGATTTAATTCAACTTGTTTACAGCTCTATTATTAGCATCCTATAGGGCCTCTCTTTAAACATTTTTTTGGGGACCGCTTGAATAGTTTTGGAATGTCAAATGTTGATTGTGTTTGCCAAGTGTAGTTCAAGTGTCCTGGAAATGACACAGGAAGTAAGATCTTTGATGGCCACTAGTCCTCTGACCTTTGTACCACTGATAGAGTTAGAGGATCAGCTTGTTTCGACTGATAGCGACTCTATTCTCTATTAAGTCTGCCATGCAGATGCAGGTGGTGAACAATGAAAGGGCAGAGAGTGAAATGGTATATGCTGGTTATTCTGCAAAAGGAGACCGTCCACAATGCATAGAGTAAAGAAGTGTAATGATAGGTTTTTTTGCTGCCATCAAGAAAGAAGAGGAGAGTATTGATCATCTGTTCTTTGGCTTTGGCTGTGATGTCATTTTCACCATGTAGCACAAAGTGCGGAGTTCATGCCTGACATCTAGGGGGGAGAGACTCATTGGACGAAGAGTTAACTAGGTTGTCTAGTCACTGAAATCTAATAATTTTGCTGGTTGCCTCGAGAGACCGGCTTTTGCTGTGTTTGTATTATTGTATATCAGCTTTTTCCAATACTTAACATttgtttttctcaaattaactCTGAGCAGACTGACGTGCATGCCGGCTCAAGAATCGTTCCTAGATGGCACAAAAACTTGCAGCCGATGGATCCATAAGCCTAACGAGGAGTAAAAGGAAGCTCAATTTCTGGTCTAAATCGGTGGGAAATGAAAGGCCCGGTACCTATGGATTTATACCTTGAAACCCAAATATTATGTGGTATAATGACGTATAAAACAAGAGATTACCCTCGATAAACTCTGTGAATTTAGAAGATTAAGAGATGTAACAAATAATATTGCTTTGGAGGGTGGAGAAAGACTTCAATTCGCTAATTACGGACAACATGCTCTCAAGACGTCCTCTATATCTGGATCATCTCCGGCTTCTTTGTCCTAATGTAATCAGAATTCCAGTAAGCTTGCAGAATCAAAACAGCGCCATGAAACTTCTAGTACTGTAGAAGTTAAGAAAGTGCAAGGATTAACCTTGTGGATGTACGATATATTATGTTTACCAGGACCTGCAACTATGATCCCACCTTGCTGCCTGAGAACAATCACCAGATAGTGGTTTCACAGGATAATCAAATTGACAGAAAGAGTATTACCATCAAACATTTTCAGACCGTTAACAAAAGGTCCTGAGCTTACATTGCATGCACAACGGTTTACCAAGATGAGGCTGAGCCGTTACCCAATAAAGAGATTCATGAAGTTGTAGCGCACAGTGACACAGTCTAGTCATCCAAAAATCAGTCTATTAAGTCTActtgtaccttttttttttttgggggggggggggggggatgtGTTGAAGTGAGAGGTCTCAAAGTCCGCCCACTtgcactgaaaaaaaaaaaaaaaactctacttGTATGCTCAGTTACTTGGAAAATGGAGCATGATGGTGATAGTTGTTTCTTCCCATAGATTCAGAGTGCTTTTTGCAGCAATTCAGTTAGTTTCTAATAAACTTAACCTTTCTGAAAGAACTCAGAGCTTGTAAACAAGATAGAAAAATATGTGGTAGTTTTGAAGATTTTGTGTAAAGCATCCAAAGCAGGGGATTCTTTGTTCAAAGGCCTAACCTATTGCCAGTCTGTACGCCAAATGATTCCTAATGTCTTTTAATCTGATATatttattaaacaaaagaaCTGCAGATTATTACTAAAATTTTATAAGACCAATGATTGCAAGAATGTACCATCCAAAAATGCAAACTGACAGACAGCCAACGATTTCATCACACGAATACATGAGTACAAACAGAAGTGGACGTACCAGCCACCTCTTGTCCTAGTTTCCTTCTCAAAGGAAAGCCCCCAATCTTGTCGATAACCTTCCATGTACGCTTGTATTATTTTCAGGCCAGCCTGGATTCATCAATGGATGAAAATTTTCCTCTAAGAAGGCACTAAAGGAAAATCTCTCGTACAACCTAAGAGACATAGTCAGCCATGATAAACATATAAAAGATATTTCATACCCCAGGAGTAAATGTTGTTGAAACACCAGAAACAAATCTGAGTGCCTCGTATGATGAGTGGCTGGGATCTGCGTATACTTCTGAAATGTAGAATAGAATACCATTAAAGCGTTTAAACGACAATTTGATCAATTCCTTCACCAATGCCTTCAACTTTGGGAAGATGTTATGCATTTTGTTTGTTGGGGATCCATGTGCTTTGTACAAGAATTGAGCGgaaatttcttttaaatcatCAATCACCAACATTACATAGATATTATTCAGCAATTCTGTCCATTTGGTTCAAGAATGTTCTCCTGACTCATGAGTCTAATAAGACAgaaatcattttcttttcccgGGCAGTATTAGCACttgaaaatggaagaaaaatagTAAAGACCAAAAACAGACATCCAAAAGGGCATTAAATTCTGTGCAATATTGCCTTTGATTTCCGATGAATATTTGTGACACTGATTGTTCCAAGGAAAGGTCTTTCAAACTTACCTCCTCTGAATTTTGTTTGCTCAGCAAATGCCCTTGCCTGAAATTTCAAGACAGATTTCACTCCTCAATTTGCTGCTTCTTTCTGTACGTTTTAAggcaaggaaaaagaaacagcAGATGATAGAGCTACATAATTCTCATTGAGCTTTAACACTAAACAGCAACAAAAAAATTGTTCATCTGGCGACCAAAGATGCCATGTTTCTGAGCAAATCAAAAGGCAGGAGTAGTGAAAGTGACCTTTAGATAATTGTGTAAGGAGCTTCAGCAGGATACCTGATCCACACTACCCGGTCCAATTAAAGCCGGTGCCACACCAGCTGCATCCATTTTCTCctgtaaaagaagaaaaggagagtTTAGAGCAACATTATCACTTCACTCTATCCTTGAATGGTAAACAGGCTTAAATACTAAGTACCAGTCACTCATGACTAACACTGATTCTTTTCTGTGTTCAGGAGATCTGTGCTCTTCACACtattaacatttttttcttcagTTTGACTTGTTAGTCAGCATCTTTAATAGTAATTGACAAAGACAGTTGTATCCCACAAATCAGATACTTAAGTTGATTCCTGTGTTTCCAATCCGGTTGTTAGTTTTCCCACTATCAtgttcaaaaagaaagaaaaaattaagtGGTCAATAGCCAAATGGATAGGCTACAATCATAAACGAACATTTCTGCACTATAATTGTGCAAATGTAGTCAGACCATAAACTGCTGCAATGGCAAAATCTAGCTGAATATCACTTGGGGACATATTAATGTTATAACAAGTGATTGATTACGAAGTTTAAGAactcaaataaaaaatttctgtttGAAACTTCTCAAAAGCCAGTGCTAGCTCTCCTTATCAAGCCATTGCGACTCAAAAAGAAAGGTAAGAGTACAAGTCAAAGCAAATGAGAGGACCTCAGAAAGCTTTTAGCTTAAAAGCAAGATGGAATCAGGAGGCTTTAAACAACAGAGTTTGAGGCCTTAAACATTTAACAGCTGCCAGATGGGCATACATTCAGAAGATAGTAGTAGTCATGGTTGAAACacccaagaagaagaaaatttatGTACTGAGAATCTGCTGGTATTTATTAGTACTAGAGATGGGAAAGGAGATAAGTATCCTGAATTCTGAACTACCAATAAAAGCCTCATTATAACTGAACTCGAGGCAGTGAAAGAAACGTCAAACCTTGTGAGAAGCAAGATAACCAGCCCTTCTGCGACAAAGCACACAGCTGCAATGAAAATTACAAAGAATTATTAGTACCAACTCGGAATTGCTTTTTTAAAAGGAGCTCAAACAAGAGGCAAAAGCtgaaaggaaacaaaagaaaattgaagCAGTACCCAAAATGGCGAGCAAATGCAACGACAGCTTTCCTGTCTCTCCACAGCTCAGAAATGGCAACCTTACTTCCATTCAAGTCAAAGACTTGCACGCCGTCTAACAAGTTTTCGGACGTCACCTCAGAAGATTCAGCTCCTATTTCACCATTAACATGATGTGGCAATCATAAGAGAATAGAATCATACACCTTTTTGAAACGGAAAAAAGAAATCCAAGGCTCGCATCTCTAAATTCTGATTACTCTGATTGCTGGAAAAATGTTAAAAAAGGATTCGAGGCCAATAGAGTAATACAGTAACTGGGATACTACTAGGGCAATTATAGCGGGAACTTGCCAGGAGAAGCGGATACAGCGCGGGGAACAATAATGTGAAGCCTTTTAGTTCGAGTAAGAGCGGATGATGATGGGAAGGCAGCGTTGATGATTGGCTTCTTCTTGTAATTGTAGACAGCAGAATCGAATTGTGGCTGAAACACTAGTGTTGTTGGAGCTGCTGCAACTAAGCTCATACTGTCGTTTCGTACAGCATGACGACGCCGCCGCACTGGCACGGCGacttgatgatgatgatgatgattcagGAGTGGTGTGGTGGCaccaagaggaagaggaagaggaagaggaagaggaagaggaattGCCATGCCTAGTCTATCTcttaatgaaaataaaaaatactacTACCAGCTACTAATAATTGGTTTTGTTTAATTCTAGCCAGTATCCTGGAATGAATGGGAGAGAAGTTTCTGGAAATGCTACTACCGGACCGGTACTAGCAGTTGCATGAAATTCGAAAATGATTAATTCTGCTTATATAAGTATTACAGACGAGACGACATCACTTTCATTTCAATGCTGAAGCCTGGATGGACAACAACAAACGAAGAAACCGGACTCTCCAGTCACCTTCACCAGCCTGTGGAAAATCAGGCCTCCACGTGTTACTAcctcaaacttttgttttgggCCGGCTTCGCCTCCCTTAAGTTTCCCCGCCAAACCCAAACTGAGTTCAAAGCTATAGTACTATTACGTTACGCTCCTACTCATTCCACGTTAAACTGATTTGGGTCTTAATTAAATTTAATGGGCTTGAATTTAGGATCCAACCCAAATCATAGTAGTTTCATACTCCATTGACGCACCCAAGACACAAGTTCCGGGCTACTACTAGTTAAAGTCTTGCTGCTCGCCCATTTCATTTCCCGCCTCCCCGCCCCACAACTCAAGCAAGGCAAGTCTCGAGTCCGCCTAAATTAAGCAAGTCATTCACTCTCCAGAGTATGGCAGACAAGAAAAAGCGCCGCCGACCGGCGGACCCTGACTCCGACTCAATACCCTTCAAGTCCAAACTCAAACCCGATTCCGTCATCCTCCAAGCCCTCAAAGCCCTAGCAGCAGCAGAATCCACCCCCTCCGCCTCTACCAATCCCTTAACCCTCGCCGACCTCTCTCTTTCCCAAGCATGCCGTGAGGTCAGCGACCTCCCTCTCTCCTCCGTCCAGTCAACTATTGAATCCCTCGTCCTCAGCCTCACCCACTCCATCCTCTCCGGCCAGGGCCTCTCCTTCTCCGTCCCCTCTCGTTCCTCCGCCAACCAACTCTACGTCCCCGAACTCGACCGCATCGTCCTCAAAGACAAGTCCTCCCTCCGTCCCTACGCCAATGTCTCCACCGTCCGCAAGACCACCATCACCGCCCGCATCCTCCAGCTCATCCACCAGCTCTGCCTCAAGAGCATCCACGTCACTAAGCGTGACCTCTTCTACACAGACGTCAAGCTTTTCCAAGACCAGACACAATCCGACGCCGTCTTGGATGACGTCTCCTGCATCTTGGGCTGCACCAGGTCCAGCCTCAATGTGATTGCCGCCGAAAAGGGGGTGGTTGTTGGCCGGCTTATTTTTAGCGATAACGGTGATTTGAT is part of the Coffea eugenioides isolate CCC68of chromosome 6, Ceug_1.0, whole genome shotgun sequence genome and encodes:
- the LOC113775732 gene encoding thioredoxin-like protein AAED1, chloroplastic, with the protein product MAIPLPLPLPLPLPLGATTPLLNHHHHHQVAVPVRRRRHAVRNDSMSLVAAAPTTLVFQPQFDSAVYNYKKKPIINAAFPSSSALTRTKRLHIIVPRAVSASPGAESSEVTSENLLDGVQVFDLNGSKVAISELWRDRKAVVAFARHFGCVLCRRRAGYLASHKEKMDAAGVAPALIGPGSVDQARAFAEQTKFRGEVYADPSHSSYEALRFVSGVSTTFTPGAGLKIIQAYMEGYRQDWGLSFEKETRTRGGWQQGGIIVAGPGKHNISYIHKDKEAGDDPDIEDVLRACCP
- the LOC113773286 gene encoding DNA topoisomerase 6 subunit A, which encodes MADKKKRRRPADPDSDSIPFKSKLKPDSVILQALKALAAAESTPSASTNPLTLADLSLSQACREVSDLPLSSVQSTIESLVLSLTHSILSGQGLSFSVPSRSSANQLYVPELDRIVLKDKSSLRPYANVSTVRKTTITARILQLIHQLCLKSIHVTKRDLFYTDVKLFQDQTQSDAVLDDVSCILGCTRSSLNVIAAEKGVVVGRLIFSDNGDLIDCTKMGMGGKAIPPNIDRVGDMQSDALFILLVEKDAAYIRLAEDRFYNRFPCIIITAKGQPDVATRLFLRKLKTELKVPVLALVDSDPYGLKILSVYGCGSKNMSYDSANLTTPDIKWLGIRPSDLDKYNIPEQCRLPMTEQDIKTGKDLLEEDFVKKNPGWVEELNLMVKTKQKAEIQALSSFGFQYLSEVYLPLKLQQEDWL